ATATTTCTTTTATTGATGATCATCAAGCGGTTCTAAATGTTAGTATTTTAGATCGTCTGTACCCATCTCTAGAGAAGTTGAGAGTTGATTTTGGCTATATTCTTTTAGTCGATATTTTTGGACAAGACTTAAGTGCTCTTAGTACTCAGGCCAGCTCTGATAAACCATTTCAAGTAACTTATGTTCTACTCAATATGGAATATCATCATAGAATACGAGTTAATGTTTTTGTTGATCTCGATTCTGGAGATGTTCTTCCTTCTGTTACGGGACTGTGGCCTTGTGCTAAGTGGTGTGAAGTTGAAGCGTCGGAAATGTTTGGTATCGCTTTTGGAGACAGTTCAAAACTGAGACTACTTACGAAAAATGACCTCCAGGGATATCCTCTTCGTAAGTCTTTTAAGTTCTCTGATGAGCAGTGTGGGCGCTCTAGTTTAGAAAAAAACTCGCAAGAGTTATTTTCTACAGATCATATAAAAGAGAAATATAAGAAGAACTTTATCGACGAATTTTCAATCGGACCTATTCATCCTGCTATGAAAGGGGCGATGATGCTTCACCTTCAGGTAGAGGGTGATGATATTATTCAATCTAAGCTCGAAGTTGGTTTTCTACATCGAGCAATAGAGAAGTCTGTTGAGTCAAAACGATACTCACAAATTATTGGACTGACTGATAGATTGAATTACTTCTCAAGTGCATCGAATAATGTTGGTTGGACTAAGGCCGTTGAGGAGTTAGTTGGACTTGAAATTTCAGATAGAGCAAAGGCCATGCGAATGGTTGTTTGTGAGTTAGCTCGTATTACAGATCACGCCCAATGTATTGGTTCGATGGCCCAAGGTGCAAAAATCCTTGAGTCCTTTGAAATAACTCTTAAAATTAGAAAGATTATCTTCTCTCTATTTGAGCAATTGTGTGGCGCTCGTGTAACTCATGGGATTACTCGAATTGGTGGAATGGCATATGAGTTACCAAACGGATGGTCCAATGATTGTCTGCTAGATCTTAAGCAAGTTTCCAAATATGTTGATGAAATCGAATCTTATTTAACTAAGAATACTTTGTGGATGGATAAATTAGCAACGGCTTCTCTTAAGGCCTATGATGCAATCTCATGGGGGATTACTGGTCCAAACCTAAGAGCTTGTGGTGTA
Above is a genomic segment from Halobacteriovorax sp. HLS containing:
- a CDS encoding NADH-quinone oxidoreductase subunit D gives rise to the protein MNKSNNLRDFFQEDISFIDDHQAVLNVSILDRLYPSLEKLRVDFGYILLVDIFGQDLSALSTQASSDKPFQVTYVLLNMEYHHRIRVNVFVDLDSGDVLPSVTGLWPCAKWCEVEASEMFGIAFGDSSKLRLLTKNDLQGYPLRKSFKFSDEQCGRSSLEKNSQELFSTDHIKEKYKKNFIDEFSIGPIHPAMKGAMMLHLQVEGDDIIQSKLEVGFLHRAIEKSVESKRYSQIIGLTDRLNYFSSASNNVGWTKAVEELVGLEISDRAKAMRMVVCELARITDHAQCIGSMAQGAKILESFEITLKIRKIIFSLFEQLCGARVTHGITRIGGMAYELPNGWSNDCLLDLKQVSKYVDEIESYLTKNTLWMDKLATASLKAYDAISWGITGPNLRACGVNYDIRKVSPYYFYEDVDFKIPLGINGDSYDRYLVRLEEIRQSVKIITQVLDSLPPGKMLSDDLVTELDLSLLGFKSDAGEIYSMTEAPNGELGFYIRSDSQVCPYRVKIRPPSFFSAQAFPSLLEGVRVADAMVSLSSMNIVAGELDR